One genomic window of Candidatus Methylacidiphilales bacterium includes the following:
- a CDS encoding PAS domain S-box protein, protein MNPASPDSPVPLRVLMLEDNRVDADLNRDSLCRAGFAPEIKVVVSGAAYEQALNEPWDLILADYNLPDYDGRMALDFLTRSGRDVPFILISGTLGEEHAVEAIRSGADDYLMKDRLGRLGTAVRAALEKKRLRNEKRAADTEALIQRQILEQTGEVAGVGGWRIDLKDMRLEWTEQTRRIHEVEPGYRPDIDTAIDFYAPEARPVIRKAVNDCILYGTPWDLELPLVTAKGRSIWIRAQGKVVRHMDHPIYLVGAFQDITQRRLQETRLRLLNHAVENLTDIVIVTDAEMLDEPGPKIVFVNPAFERISGYTAAEALGRSPRMLQGQQTSTSERKRIRQALEQKVPVRVELINYNKSGETYWIEMEIIPLFDLLGKCTHFVAVQREITQRKQSETQIARQAALIDKAHDAILVRDMDYNIRFWNAAAERIYGWKAEEVLGRSSRELIPIDREGFDLATEELVRAGSWSGKVKHRAKDGRILDIDASWTLLRDTDGRPESVLVINSDITEHLKLERQFLRAQRMESIGTLAGGIAHDLNNMLAPILLSIDTLKIGETNPMRLKILDTILNSTRRGADIVKQVLLFGRGVEGQQVPVQLGQLLTEIHRFAVETFPKNISPSVRVEEKLPLVRGDNTQLHQVLLNLCVNARDAMPDGGKLVLSAKTIVLDEKETSQYVDAKPGVYVLMEVEDSGAGIPPEIIDRIFDPFFTTKEMGRGTGLGLSTSAAIIKSHEGFMRVYSELGKGTTFRVYLPAVAEKNDKTQEFHANILSRGRGEMVLLVDDEVSVREIARQTLEAFGYKVLMARDGAEAIALYAAQRESVDLVLTDMMMPVMDGSTLIQILRRMNPDVRIVAASGLCSNQDSLKAASLGVPHFLPKPFTAEELLGTLRKALDEGPTGKPSGDPAP, encoded by the coding sequence ATGAATCCCGCTTCCCCAGATTCGCCTGTTCCGTTGCGTGTCCTGATGCTTGAGGACAACCGGGTGGATGCGGACCTGAACCGGGATTCCCTCTGCCGCGCGGGATTCGCCCCGGAGATCAAGGTGGTGGTTAGCGGTGCGGCCTACGAGCAGGCGTTGAATGAACCCTGGGACCTCATCCTGGCGGATTACAATTTACCGGATTATGACGGGCGCATGGCCTTGGATTTCCTAACCCGGAGCGGGCGTGACGTCCCCTTCATCCTCATTTCAGGAACGCTGGGTGAAGAGCATGCCGTCGAAGCCATCCGTTCTGGTGCGGATGACTACCTCATGAAGGACCGCTTGGGCCGGTTGGGGACTGCGGTCCGGGCGGCTTTGGAAAAAAAGCGCCTGAGGAATGAAAAACGAGCCGCCGACACCGAGGCCCTGATCCAGCGGCAGATTCTGGAACAAACGGGGGAAGTGGCCGGGGTGGGCGGTTGGCGGATCGATTTGAAGGACATGCGTTTGGAATGGACGGAGCAGACTCGCCGGATCCACGAAGTGGAGCCCGGTTATCGGCCCGACATCGATACGGCCATCGATTTTTATGCCCCAGAGGCTCGTCCGGTCATTCGAAAGGCGGTAAATGATTGCATCCTTTACGGAACGCCATGGGATCTGGAACTCCCTCTCGTTACGGCCAAGGGACGCTCCATTTGGATAAGGGCCCAAGGCAAAGTCGTGAGGCATATGGACCACCCCATCTACCTTGTGGGTGCTTTCCAGGACATCACCCAGAGGCGTTTGCAAGAGACTCGACTCCGCCTCTTGAACCATGCCGTTGAGAATCTCACGGATATAGTGATTGTCACGGATGCCGAGATGCTGGATGAACCAGGTCCGAAGATCGTTTTTGTCAATCCCGCCTTTGAGCGCATCTCCGGTTATACGGCCGCGGAAGCCCTTGGTCGCAGCCCGCGCATGCTCCAAGGGCAGCAGACCAGCACGTCAGAACGGAAGCGGATTCGCCAAGCCTTGGAACAAAAAGTTCCGGTCCGCGTGGAATTGATCAATTACAACAAGTCCGGTGAAACCTATTGGATTGAAATGGAAATCATTCCCTTGTTCGACCTACTTGGGAAGTGCACCCATTTTGTCGCGGTTCAGCGTGAAATCACCCAGCGCAAACAGTCGGAGACCCAAATAGCCCGGCAGGCCGCACTGATTGACAAAGCCCATGACGCCATCCTCGTGCGCGACATGGACTACAACATCCGCTTTTGGAACGCCGCGGCGGAGCGGATCTACGGATGGAAGGCCGAGGAAGTCCTTGGGCGGAGTTCCCGCGAATTGATTCCGATAGATCGGGAGGGATTCGATTTGGCCACCGAGGAACTCGTACGTGCGGGCAGTTGGAGCGGGAAAGTGAAACACCGGGCCAAAGACGGACGGATTTTGGATATTGATGCCAGTTGGACCCTGCTCCGTGACACGGATGGGCGCCCCGAGTCCGTTCTCGTCATCAATTCCGACATCACCGAGCACCTCAAATTGGAACGGCAGTTCCTCCGAGCCCAGCGGATGGAGAGCATCGGAACCCTGGCGGGCGGAATCGCCCATGATCTAAACAACATGCTCGCCCCCATCCTCCTCTCCATCGATACGCTGAAGATAGGTGAGACCAACCCCATGCGTTTGAAGATCCTCGACACCATCCTCAACAGCACCCGGCGCGGAGCGGATATAGTCAAGCAGGTTCTGCTTTTCGGGCGCGGAGTCGAGGGTCAGCAGGTGCCGGTTCAACTTGGCCAGCTCCTGACGGAAATCCACCGGTTCGCAGTGGAAACATTCCCAAAAAACATTTCTCCCAGCGTGCGCGTGGAGGAGAAGCTCCCGTTGGTAAGGGGCGACAATACCCAACTCCACCAAGTCCTGTTGAATCTTTGTGTGAACGCCCGCGACGCCATGCCCGACGGTGGGAAGTTGGTGCTTTCTGCCAAAACCATCGTGCTCGACGAAAAAGAGACCAGTCAGTATGTGGATGCCAAGCCGGGGGTTTACGTCTTGATGGAAGTGGAGGATTCGGGGGCCGGTATACCCCCGGAGATCATCGACCGGATCTTCGATCCTTTTTTTACCACCAAGGAAATGGGCCGGGGAACAGGCCTCGGTCTTTCCACTTCCGCCGCGATCATCAAAAGCCACGAAGGATTCATGCGGGTTTACAGTGAATTGGGCAAAGGCACGACCTTCCGGGTTTATTTGCCGGCCGTGGCGGAAAAAAACGACAAAACGCAGGAGTTCCACGCAAACATTCTTTCCCGGGGCAGGGGGGAAATGGTTTTACTCGTGGATGACGAGGTATCTGTCCGCGAAATCGCCCGGCAGACCCTCGAAGCCTTCGGATACAAGGTGCTCATGGCCCGGGATGGTGCGGAAGCGATTGCCCTCTATGCCGCGCAAAGGGAGTCGGTCGACCTGGTCCTGACCGACATGATGATGCCGGTGATGGATGGGTCGACCCTGATCCAGATCCTGCGACGGATGAATCCCGATGTCCGCATTGTAGCCGCCAGTGGGTTGTGTTCGAATCAAGACTCCTTGAAAGCAGCCTCTTTGGGGGTGCCCCATTTCCTGCCCAAGCCTTTCACTGCGGAAGAACTTCTCGGGACCCTCCGGAAGGCTCTGGATGAGGGGCCGACTGGAAAACCCTCAGGCGATCCTGCTCCTTGA
- a CDS encoding pseudouridine synthase: MLLAFHKPYGVLSQFTPERGSSWRTLADFHLPPNVYPLGRLDADSEGLLLLSDEPGLNTRLLDPKHAHPRTYWAQVENIPTAETLARLAAGVLIAGHQTLPCQARLLDPAPVVPPRVPPIRLRKHIPDAWIELVLHEGKNRQVRRMTAAVGHPTLRLVRTAIGAYGLSGLLPGEWIPLKEQDRLRVFQSAPHPEPSGGSREVLPQ, from the coding sequence ATGCTCCTCGCCTTCCACAAGCCCTACGGCGTTCTGTCCCAATTCACCCCGGAACGCGGCTCATCCTGGCGGACGCTGGCCGACTTCCACCTTCCGCCAAATGTTTATCCTTTAGGCCGACTGGACGCCGACTCCGAGGGGCTTCTCCTCCTCTCCGATGAGCCCGGATTGAACACCCGCCTGCTCGACCCCAAGCACGCCCACCCCCGGACCTATTGGGCCCAAGTGGAAAACATCCCCACCGCGGAAACACTGGCCAGGCTAGCTGCCGGCGTACTGATCGCCGGCCATCAAACCCTCCCCTGCCAGGCCCGCTTGCTTGATCCTGCGCCGGTGGTCCCACCCAGGGTCCCGCCCATCCGTTTGCGCAAACACATCCCGGATGCCTGGATCGAACTGGTCCTGCACGAGGGAAAAAACCGCCAAGTCCGACGCATGACCGCCGCCGTCGGGCACCCCACCCTACGGTTGGTGCGGACTGCCATCGGGGCATATGGACTCTCCGGGCTCCTCCCGGGTGAATGGATCCCTCTCAAGGAGCAGGATCGCCTGAGGGTTTTCCAGTCGGCCCCTCATCCAGAGCCTTCCGGAGGGTCCCGAGAAGTTCTTCCGCAGTGA
- a CDS encoding transglutaminase family protein: MRFRITHQTEYHYRVPASESYGELRVNPSTNFHQRVIKRRLEVHPATRIQNYTDHFGNHVEFFSIPFRHNRLVVRSHAEVETSAVTPPENVLDVAVAEARQILNSRLLKIYPFLQPSTHVPLHKVLLPLKKNFICADQPLGDTLLRLNRWIYENFKYKPGTTDVSTPLDEVIRLRRGVCQDFAHLMISILRTYGIPARYVSGYIESHDPTQKDPALVGAAASHAWVEACLPGGFWWGLDPTNNQTAGERHVRVAIGRDYHDVAPLRGTYKGAQDQKLEVMVSVKRSGN, encoded by the coding sequence ATGCGCTTCCGCATCACCCACCAAACCGAATACCATTACCGGGTCCCCGCCTCGGAATCCTATGGGGAATTGCGCGTCAACCCTTCGACCAACTTCCACCAGCGGGTGATCAAACGACGGCTGGAAGTCCACCCCGCCACCCGCATCCAGAACTACACCGACCATTTCGGCAACCATGTCGAGTTCTTCTCCATTCCCTTCCGCCACAACCGCCTGGTGGTGCGTTCCCATGCCGAGGTCGAAACCTCCGCCGTGACCCCGCCTGAAAATGTGCTCGACGTCGCCGTGGCCGAGGCCCGCCAGATTCTCAACAGCCGCCTGCTGAAAATCTACCCTTTCCTCCAACCCTCGACCCATGTCCCGCTGCACAAGGTGCTGCTGCCCCTGAAGAAAAACTTCATCTGCGCGGACCAACCCCTCGGCGACACCCTCCTCCGGCTCAACCGTTGGATCTACGAAAATTTCAAATACAAACCCGGCACCACCGACGTCAGTACCCCGCTCGACGAAGTCATCCGCCTGCGGCGCGGTGTCTGCCAGGACTTCGCCCACCTCATGATCTCGATCCTACGCACCTATGGCATCCCGGCCCGTTACGTCAGCGGTTACATCGAATCGCATGACCCCACACAGAAGGACCCGGCCCTGGTGGGCGCCGCCGCCAGCCATGCCTGGGTCGAAGCCTGCCTCCCGGGCGGCTTTTGGTGGGGACTCGACCCCACCAACAACCAGACCGCGGGCGAACGTCATGTGCGAGTCGCGATCGGCCGCGACTATCACGACGTCGCCCCGCTCCGCGGCACCTACAAGGGGGCCCAGGATCAAAAGTTGGAAGTCATGGTCAGTGTCAAGCGCAGTGGGAATTAG
- a CDS encoding circularly permuted type 2 ATP-grasp protein — MKAASNSALVASHEPERFFQHLGPTALGQTEFADPRQGLLDHVRPVWNAVCQFSPSDLRARQSRIQAISFELGLSTHASPAPQVDDTHWQLDLLPRIIDPLEWAELEKGLIQRARAFNLFIADVYGRQNILHDRVIAPGLVFDDPAYHWECLGLPNPTGHFLVNGAVDLVRDLGGRWFATQNHFSTPVGASFAIQYRRTLTQAFPEIFQATDIRPVSSYSTDLVEALSNLSTEAAPHVVMLALGGSPDAWFEESFLARRMGVAMVKPADLLVRGDRVFLKTIAGLEKIDVIYRRVESASVDPIAFGARGARGIPGLVNCVRKGTVIIANALGSGIADNKALLPHSDTIIRYYLNEEPLLRTVTTYHCADRDQREYVRDNLEDILLKPIHREREVHGLLQSHKSGEYREQMIRLLNEQPELVVAQPFVDASSLPRFENGRFVTRPAYLRAFVVLGDSPSVMPGGLTRQALDHDPFTRIADLVGGAKDTWIPAGQAGSGTRRIARRRRPATKVREFRIGSRVAESLYWMGRYGERAEHTARMVRVMEEVGWTQLNRRDKLNIWPLWQAVAASTGREDVLKITSPPSQIQDLSQRLVADQEDPASLFSCIRLAHANASGIREFITPEVWIIYNRFITTLDRSTSQNASTLRGHTLDLCQYTIDECSCLYGSFARTMPHDDGWQFYRLGLLLERAISTTTVLDIVLASALEHADPASPTDPDLTTLLRLLGSLDAYQREYRARTLMGPVAELLWKNRETPSSVAFCLRHAVSALHELLGGMRTEYRKPLVLAERIGKSLAGQRSSSLFPDASTESDMPESSSAAQLEVMRSRFEKYSGRLKAQLALLHEQIEDTFLSHQIPRGRS; from the coding sequence ATGAAAGCTGCTTCAAATTCCGCCTTGGTGGCATCCCACGAACCCGAACGTTTTTTCCAGCACCTCGGCCCCACGGCCCTGGGCCAGACCGAATTTGCCGACCCCAGACAGGGGCTGCTCGACCATGTACGTCCGGTTTGGAACGCGGTCTGCCAGTTCAGCCCATCCGACCTCAGGGCGCGACAGTCCCGCATCCAGGCGATTTCCTTCGAATTGGGCCTTTCCACCCACGCCTCACCCGCACCCCAGGTCGATGACACCCATTGGCAACTCGACCTCCTGCCCCGGATCATCGATCCCCTGGAATGGGCCGAACTCGAAAAGGGCCTGATCCAACGGGCCAGAGCCTTCAATCTTTTCATCGCCGATGTGTACGGCCGGCAGAATATCCTCCACGATCGCGTGATCGCCCCGGGCCTGGTCTTCGATGACCCCGCCTACCATTGGGAATGCCTCGGCCTCCCCAACCCCACCGGTCATTTCCTCGTCAATGGAGCCGTCGATCTGGTCCGTGACCTCGGTGGCCGCTGGTTTGCCACGCAAAACCATTTCTCCACCCCGGTCGGTGCGTCCTTCGCCATCCAATACCGCCGCACCCTCACCCAGGCCTTTCCGGAAATATTCCAAGCCACCGACATCCGGCCGGTCTCTTCTTACTCCACCGACCTCGTCGAGGCCCTTTCCAATCTCTCCACCGAAGCCGCTCCCCATGTGGTCATGCTCGCCCTCGGCGGATCACCGGATGCCTGGTTTGAGGAAAGCTTCCTGGCCCGACGCATGGGCGTGGCCATGGTCAAACCCGCCGACCTGTTGGTGCGCGGCGATCGCGTTTTCCTCAAAACCATCGCCGGACTGGAAAAAATCGACGTCATCTACCGCCGGGTCGAAAGCGCCTCCGTCGACCCCATCGCCTTCGGCGCCCGGGGCGCGCGCGGGATCCCCGGTCTCGTCAATTGCGTCCGCAAGGGCACCGTCATCATCGCCAACGCCCTCGGCAGCGGCATCGCCGACAACAAGGCCCTCCTCCCCCACTCCGACACCATCATCCGTTACTACCTCAACGAGGAACCGCTCCTCCGCACCGTCACCACCTACCACTGTGCCGACCGCGACCAGCGCGAATATGTCCGGGACAACCTCGAGGATATCCTGCTCAAGCCCATCCACCGCGAGCGCGAGGTGCACGGTCTCCTGCAAAGCCACAAATCCGGTGAATACCGCGAGCAAATGATCCGCCTGCTCAACGAACAACCCGAACTCGTCGTGGCCCAACCCTTCGTCGACGCCTCTTCCCTGCCCCGTTTCGAAAACGGACGTTTCGTGACCCGCCCGGCTTATCTCCGGGCGTTTGTTGTGCTCGGCGACTCCCCCTCGGTCATGCCGGGCGGTCTGACCCGCCAGGCCCTCGACCACGATCCCTTCACCCGCATCGCCGACTTGGTCGGTGGGGCCAAGGACACCTGGATTCCAGCCGGGCAAGCCGGGTCGGGCACCCGCCGGATCGCCCGCCGTCGCCGCCCCGCCACCAAGGTCCGTGAATTCCGCATCGGCAGCCGCGTCGCCGAAAGCCTCTACTGGATGGGCCGCTACGGTGAACGCGCCGAACACACCGCGCGCATGGTGCGGGTGATGGAGGAAGTCGGTTGGACCCAGCTCAACCGCCGCGACAAACTCAACATCTGGCCCCTCTGGCAGGCCGTGGCCGCCTCGACAGGACGCGAGGACGTTCTCAAGATCACCTCCCCTCCCTCCCAGATCCAAGACCTCAGCCAGCGCCTGGTCGCTGACCAGGAAGATCCCGCTTCGCTCTTCAGTTGCATCCGCCTGGCCCATGCCAACGCCTCGGGCATCCGGGAATTCATCACCCCCGAAGTCTGGATCATTTACAACCGCTTCATCACCACCCTCGACCGCTCGACCTCACAGAACGCCTCCACCCTGCGCGGGCACACCCTCGACCTCTGCCAGTACACCATCGACGAATGCTCCTGCCTCTACGGCAGTTTTGCCCGCACCATGCCACACGACGACGGCTGGCAGTTCTACCGCCTCGGACTGCTGCTCGAGCGGGCCATCAGCACCACCACCGTGCTCGACATCGTGCTTGCCAGCGCCCTCGAACACGCCGACCCGGCCAGCCCGACCGACCCTGACCTCACCACTCTTTTGCGCCTGCTCGGCTCACTCGACGCCTACCAGCGCGAGTACCGCGCCCGCACCCTGATGGGACCCGTGGCCGAACTGCTCTGGAAAAACCGCGAGACCCCCAGCTCTGTCGCCTTCTGCCTCCGCCATGCGGTCTCGGCCTTGCACGAACTGCTGGGCGGCATGCGCACCGAGTACCGCAAGCCCCTGGTCCTGGCCGAACGCATCGGCAAATCCCTCGCAGGCCAGCGCTCGTCCTCCCTCTTCCCCGACGCCTCGACCGAAAGTGACATGCCCGAGTCCAGCTCCGCCGCCCAACTGGAAGTCATGCGTTCGCGCTTCGAAAAATACAGTGGAAGGCTCAAAGCACAGCTCGCCCTGCTGCACGAACAAATCGAGGACACCTTCCTCAGCCACCAAATCCCCCGGGGCCGGAGCTGA
- a CDS encoding NADH-quinone oxidoreductase subunit I codes for MYVTRPELSWYERLYLPAIVGGLLITLKHLRRTAAQLAGFGHRQGPRSLMDMPESGMVTMQYPEEQWPMPEGYRGAPALVKDEEGREKCVSCQLCEFVCPPRAIRIIPGEIPLGSVHAKVEKAPKEFDIDMLRCIYCGLCEEVCPEEAIFLQRRFPIKVGYDRESMVNNKARLYEMGGELNRPIKKWAGK; via the coding sequence ATGTATGTCACCCGCCCTGAACTGAGTTGGTATGAGCGTTTGTATCTTCCGGCGATTGTGGGCGGGCTGCTGATCACGCTGAAGCACCTGCGGCGGACGGCGGCCCAGTTGGCCGGGTTCGGGCACCGGCAAGGACCGCGTTCCCTCATGGACATGCCCGAGAGCGGGATGGTCACGATGCAGTACCCGGAAGAACAATGGCCGATGCCCGAGGGATATCGGGGAGCACCGGCACTGGTGAAGGATGAAGAGGGGCGGGAAAAGTGCGTCAGTTGCCAATTGTGTGAGTTTGTCTGTCCTCCGAGGGCCATCCGTATCATCCCGGGCGAAATCCCCCTCGGGTCGGTTCATGCCAAGGTTGAAAAGGCGCCGAAGGAGTTCGACATCGACATGCTGCGTTGCATTTACTGCGGTCTCTGTGAGGAAGTTTGCCCGGAAGAAGCCATTTTCCTGCAACGTCGTTTCCCGATCAAAGTAGGATATGACCGGGAAAGCATGGTCAATAACAAGGCGCGTTTGTACGAGATGGGCGGCGAACTGAATCGTCCGATCAAAAAGTGGGCGGGCAAGTGA
- a CDS encoding NADH-quinone oxidoreductase subunit J — protein sequence MEAFFFWIFALGLVGGAVSVILNRNPVACALSLVSTFVFLAALFVTLEAFFLAMVQVIVYAGAVMVLFLFIIMLLDLKAEEARPFPWGKVSMVAVLSLVFATFFHRVLDSLPAGGIILKWGTAGGIADARHVGLLLFEKYLLPFEATAVLLLVATLGVVILSMRGSK from the coding sequence ATGGAAGCGTTCTTTTTCTGGATTTTCGCCCTCGGGCTGGTGGGGGGTGCGGTGTCGGTCATTCTGAACCGAAATCCGGTGGCCTGTGCCCTCTCCCTGGTTTCCACCTTTGTTTTTCTGGCCGCGCTCTTCGTCACGCTGGAGGCCTTTTTTCTCGCGATGGTGCAGGTCATTGTTTACGCGGGGGCGGTGATGGTCTTGTTTCTCTTCATCATCATGCTTTTGGACCTGAAGGCCGAGGAAGCCCGGCCTTTTCCTTGGGGCAAGGTTTCTATGGTGGCGGTGCTTTCTTTGGTCTTCGCCACCTTCTTCCACCGCGTATTGGACAGTCTGCCTGCCGGCGGAATCATCCTGAAATGGGGAACTGCGGGGGGAATTGCCGACGCGCGCCATGTGGGCCTTCTGCTGTTTGAGAAATACCTGCTGCCCTTCGAGGCCACGGCGGTCCTGCTTTTGGTCGCCACCCTGGGCGTGGTCATTCTGAGCATGAGGGGGAGCAAGTGA
- the nuoK gene encoding NADH-quinone oxidoreductase subunit NuoK encodes MSAFTEITLNHYLALSGILFMIGVSGVIIRRNILVIYMCLELMLNAANLALVAFSRFNTQPLLEGHIMVFFIITVAAAEVAVGLALIVALFRLRQTTNVHDLASLKF; translated from the coding sequence ATGAGTGCTTTCACCGAAATCACCCTGAACCACTACCTGGCGCTCAGCGGCATCCTGTTCATGATCGGGGTATCGGGTGTGATCATCCGGCGCAACATCCTGGTCATCTACATGTGTCTGGAGTTGATGCTGAACGCGGCCAATCTGGCCCTGGTCGCCTTCAGCCGGTTCAACACCCAGCCCCTGCTTGAAGGCCATATCATGGTTTTTTTCATCATCACCGTTGCCGCTGCCGAGGTGGCGGTGGGGCTGGCCCTGATCGTGGCGCTCTTCCGGCTGCGCCAGACCACCAACGTGCACGACCTCGCCAGTCTGAAATTTTGA
- the nuoL gene encoding NADH-quinone oxidoreductase subunit L, whose amino-acid sequence MNWIILLTPLLAAVLAGLAFRSVRSVAVGISVLACAVSFAASVWVFINPDGLPFGAVEWINIGALRVTLGGISDPLSRLMLLIVTGVGLLIHIFSLGYMKDDPSMARFFAQLSFFMFAMLGIVLADNLVMMFIFWELVGLASYLLIGFWFHRPAAAEAAKKAFIVNRLGDFGFMIGILTVWAIWGTVDFHRLQALTEAGLASAGANADWVVLAGIGLFLGCVGKSAQFPLHVWLPDAMEGPTPVSALIHAATMVAAGVYMLARVFFILELNHDVLSVITLTGTVTAVFAALIALQQNDIKRILAYSTLSQLGYMVAAVGIGAWQAALFHLATHAFFKALLFLGAGSVIHAVHHEQDIWKMGGLGKKMPLTFATFTLGTLALTGCPLLAGFFSKEAILAAAHGHQAYVFYALLFTAALTAFYMFRLWTVAFLGHARSEAAGHAHESPAVMTAPLVILAVLSVAGGYLGIPALLAPAGEHATHAEGSHVVMILSVSAFVLAAAAGFGFYRSRTEEPFSLSILRNKFYSDEIYGFLVVRPHDALSRAASWFDQWIIGGLLVRGSSAFATFSGEILRLFQGGNVQAYVVLFVLGIAILCYCLLIRPFP is encoded by the coding sequence ATGAATTGGATCATCCTCCTCACGCCCCTGTTGGCCGCGGTTCTCGCCGGGCTGGCCTTCCGTTCCGTCCGCAGTGTGGCGGTGGGTATCTCAGTCCTCGCCTGTGCGGTTTCGTTTGCCGCCTCGGTCTGGGTCTTCATCAACCCCGATGGCCTTCCCTTCGGCGCGGTCGAATGGATCAACATCGGGGCCCTGCGCGTCACCCTGGGTGGCATCAGCGACCCGCTTTCTCGCCTGATGCTCCTGATTGTCACCGGTGTCGGTCTGTTGATCCATATCTTCTCGCTGGGATACATGAAGGATGACCCCTCGATGGCCCGGTTCTTCGCCCAGCTTTCGTTTTTCATGTTCGCCATGCTGGGCATTGTCCTGGCCGACAACCTGGTCATGATGTTCATTTTCTGGGAGTTGGTCGGGCTTGCTTCCTACCTTTTGATCGGCTTCTGGTTCCATCGTCCGGCGGCGGCCGAGGCCGCGAAAAAGGCATTCATTGTCAACCGGCTGGGCGACTTCGGTTTCATGATCGGCATCCTCACCGTTTGGGCGATCTGGGGGACGGTAGATTTCCACCGTTTGCAGGCACTGACCGAAGCCGGTCTGGCCTCGGCGGGTGCGAATGCCGATTGGGTGGTTTTGGCGGGTATCGGTTTGTTTCTGGGTTGTGTGGGGAAATCCGCCCAGTTCCCGCTCCATGTCTGGTTGCCTGACGCGATGGAGGGTCCGACGCCGGTATCGGCCCTGATCCACGCCGCCACCATGGTGGCAGCCGGCGTGTACATGCTGGCCCGGGTGTTTTTCATTCTCGAGCTCAACCATGACGTGCTGTCGGTGATCACCCTGACCGGCACGGTGACCGCGGTCTTTGCCGCCCTGATCGCACTCCAGCAGAATGACATCAAGCGCATCCTGGCCTATTCAACCCTTTCCCAGCTGGGCTACATGGTGGCCGCAGTGGGCATCGGGGCTTGGCAGGCGGCCTTGTTCCATCTGGCAACCCACGCCTTCTTCAAGGCCCTGTTGTTCCTTGGTGCGGGTTCGGTGATCCACGCCGTCCACCACGAACAGGACATCTGGAAGATGGGCGGTTTGGGCAAGAAAATGCCGCTGACTTTTGCCACCTTCACGCTGGGAACTTTGGCGTTGACCGGTTGTCCATTGTTGGCGGGTTTCTTCAGCAAGGAGGCCATACTGGCCGCGGCGCATGGTCACCAGGCCTATGTATTCTATGCCCTCTTGTTCACCGCGGCTCTGACGGCCTTTTACATGTTCCGTCTCTGGACGGTGGCCTTCCTCGGTCATGCGCGCAGCGAAGCGGCCGGTCATGCGCATGAATCACCCGCCGTCATGACCGCCCCGCTGGTCATCCTGGCCGTTCTGTCTGTGGCTGGGGGATACCTCGGCATTCCGGCCCTGTTGGCTCCGGCAGGTGAACATGCCACACACGCGGAGGGAAGCCATGTCGTGATGATCCTTTCCGTGTCGGCTTTTGTCCTAGCCGCCGCGGCCGGGTTCGGGTTTTATCGCAGCCGCACCGAGGAGCCGTTTTCGTTGTCCATCCTGCGCAACAAGTTTTACAGCGATGAAATATACGGATTCCTTGTTGTGCGGCCCCATGATGCGTTGAGCCGCGCCGCGTCCTGGTTCGATCAATGGATCATCGGGGGCCTTCTGGTGCGGGGTTCCTCTGCCTTTGCCACGTTCAGCGGCGAAATCCTCCGCTTGTTTCAAGGGGGCAACGTGCAGGCCTATGTGGTCTTGTTTGTCCTGGGCATCGCCATTCTTTGCTATTGCCTCCTCATCCGGCCGTTCCCATGA